DNA sequence from the Rubripirellula tenax genome:
TCGGATTGCTGGTAATGGTGATCGCGCAAGGGTTGCTTGGCGGCATGCGAGTTGTCCTGGGCGACCGGACTCTGGCGATGGTCCACGGGTGTTTCGGACCGGCGTTCTTTGCCGTTTGTGTCGTCGCAGCGGTGGTGACCAGCGATTTTTGGTGGCGGCGAAACGATTCGACGACGATGGGATTACCGAAAATCGGTCGAGGCATCTTGGCCGTTGGATTTTGCCTGATCGGACTCAGTTACCTGCAACTCGTCCTGGGTGCCCAACTTCGGCACGTCCAACCGACGACTCGGCCCGGCATTTTCGCCATGATCATTATGCTGCACGTGATGACGGCGTTCATTTTGTGGGCCGCGACGGGGGGGGCGTGGCTGCGGCTTCGGCGATGCGGCGATTTGACGCTCTCGCGTCCTGCGGCGGGATTGGTAGGATTGGTGGCTGTGCAGATCGCGTTGGGAATCGGTACTTGGGTCGTCAACTACGGCTGGCCATCGATTTTAGAGTGGGTGCCCGGCTCGGCGGACTTCCTGATTCGAGCCAAGGGATTCGCCGATTCGATCATTGTCACGGCTCACGTGGCAACGGGGTCGCTGATTTTGGCAGTTTCGGCGATGCTGACTGCACGGTTAGGAAGAGAAAGATCGAGGCGACGAAACGAATCGCCCAGCGATGATTCCGCCATCACCAAACAACCTGAACTAGCGGTCTCGTCCGATTCCGTTCCCGCGACCGTTACTTCCTAGGACCGGCTTTTCCGACATGGCGACTGATCTTCTGACGGCCGATGCATCCCCGCAGGATGCAACCATGACCAATGCATCCGCAATTAAGCCGATCCGCGCCAGTGCCTCGAAAGAACCGACCAGGGTAGGGCAGGGGAGTGCCGAAGTTTTGGACCGATCGCAAAGCAACGCCAAAGCGAAGGCCACGCCGTCCGTTTTTCGTGATTACGTCGAACTGACCAAGCCTCGTATCGTCACCATGATCTTGGTGACCACAACCGCGACCGCCATCATCGGCGGGGGCGGTTTGATTTCGATGGTCGATTGGCTGTGGCTGATGCTGGGCACCGCGGCGATATCGGGAAGCGCCGGCGCGGCGAACCAAATCTGGGAACGCGTGATCGATTGCAACATGACGCGAACGGCGAATCGGCCGCTGCCGGCAAGTCGTGTCGCCCTGTTCCCCGCGGTGGCCTACACCGCCGCGTTGGGGATCGGCGGATCCGCGATTTTGTGGTCGATGTTCGGCGCGATCCCCGCGATCGCGGGGATCGCGACCTGGTTGATTTATGTGTTGGTTTACACGCCGATGAAAACTCGCACGGCTTGGAACACCACGGTCGGTGCGGTTGCCGGAGCGCTGCCGGTCTTGATCGGCTACACCGCCATGGGCGGATCGATCACGGGCGTAAGCGGCTGGCTTTTATTCGGCGTGCTGGCGACGTGGCAGTATCCGCACTTCATGGCGATCGCTTGGATGTATCGACACCAGTATGACGCGGCGGGCTTTAAGATGACCACCACCGTCGAACCGACCGGACGCAGCGCCGGATGGCAAAGCATCGTCGGTTCGCTTGCGTTGATCGCCTGTGGTGTCGCACTGTGTTTCATCGACGGCTTTTCGTGGTTCGCAATTCCCGCGGCGATCGGAGTCCTGATCGCGACGGTACCGATGTTGAAGGCGTCGATACAGTTTACGAAATCGCCCGACGACGGACGAGCTCGTAAGTTGTTGCGGTCGTCGTTGTTGGTGCTGCCGGCGGTGCTTTTGATCGTCACCCTTCGCGTGTTCTGGTAATCGTTGATGCCAGTTTGTATCGCGAAAGAAATTCACCACGCCTATGGTGACCATGTGGCGCTCGGTGGCGTGGATCTGTCGGTCGACGGCGGCGAGATCGTCACGTTGTTGGGACCGAACGGCAGCGGCAAGACGACGCTGTTTCGATTGCTGTGTACGCTGCTGCCGCTGCAACAGGGATCGATCACGATCGGCGGCTTCGACGCCAAGGCGAACCCGTTGGCCGTGCGAGGCCAGATCGGGATCGTGTTCCAATCGCCCAGCTTGGATAAGAAACTAACCGTCGACGAAAACATCGCCTGCCAAGCGGCGCTTTACGGAATCCGCGGAGCAGACCTAGCAAAGCGACGTGACGAACTGCTGTCGATGCTGGAGTTGACGGACCGACGCGCAGACTTTTGCGAATCGCTGTCGGGCGGACTGAAACGACGCGTCGAACTTGCCAAGGGCATGCTGCACCGACCACGATTGCTGCTGCTGGACGAACCGAGCACAGGCTTGGACCCGTCCGCGCGGTTGAATCTGTGGAGTGCCATTCGCAAGATGGCCGACGAGGGAATGGCGGTACTGATGACGACGCACTTGTTGGAAGAAGCCGACAAGGCCGACCGAGTCGCCATTTTGTCGAGCGGCAAAAAAATCGCCGAAGGGACGCCGCACGGATTGCGAAGCGAAATGGGCGACGGGTTGGTGACGATCGAGACGTCGTGCGAAACCGAAGTCGAACAGATCCTGCGAAACGAACTCGGCCTGGACGCTCAATGCTTGCACCACCAGATCCGGTTGCGCACCGATGCACCGGGGCCGCTGGTGGCGACGCTATTGGAACGACTGGGCGACAAAGCGGAATCGATTTCGATCGGAAGGCCAAGCCTGGAAGATGTGTTCGTCGCCAAAACAGGAAAAGTCTTTGAGTAACCAAGCGAGACATGCCCCAACGATTGCCGACGGCTACGGGGCGGCCTGGATGCTGGCGCGGCGCGAGTGGGTGCGATTCTTTCGTCAACGCAATCGCGTGACGGCAGCGATCTTGCAACCGCTGCTGTTCTGGCTGCTGTTCGGTACCGGGCTGAAGGGTGCGTTCTCGGGATCAGGCGAACTGGACTTCATGCAGTTCTTTTTGCCGGGAACGCTCGGGCTGATCGTCCTGTTCACCGCAATCTTTGCCACGATCTCGGTCATCGAAGACCGACGCGAAGGCTTCATGCAATCTGTCCTGGTCGCGCCGGTGGGTCGTTGGCCGGTGTTGTTCGGCAAGGTGATCGGCGGATCCGCGATCGCCTGGGTACAAGCGGCCGTGTTCCTGACGCTGGTGTACGTGGTCGGCACCGTTTCGATCAGCTGGACGGTGATCCCGATCTTGGTGCTGCTGGCGGTCGTCGCGGTGGCGATGTGTTCGCTGGGCATGATCGTGGCATGGCCGATGGAGAGCACTCAGGGGTTCCATGCGATCATGATGCTGGGACTGATGCCGATGTGGCTGCTCAGCGGTTCGTTCTTTCCGATTCCGGTTCTGGACGCGTCGGCGAGCTGGGGACAATGGATCTTGGGCGGTATCATGCGCGTGAACCCGCTTAGCTATTCGATGGTCGAGCTTCGCCGGTTGATGTTTCCGCATATTGATTTTGCTGCCGTCGGTTTCGCGCCGTCGTCGCCCCTGTGTTGGGCGGTTTCGATCGCGATGGCCGTGGTGACGACGTTGATCGCGTGGTATTTGATGCGTGGCAGTCGCAAGGTTGACGTGATTGTATAGAGGAGCCCAACGAATATGAAAACACTGACAAACGTTGTGATGATTCTTTTGATCGGCGTCGGGCTGGGCTTGGCAATCCGATCGTTCCGACCGGCACGATTCGGTGGTCCCGGTCCCGATGAAACCGTGTTCACCAACGATGGGCCCGCGGCGACCGATCCCAACGAGATTGAAAACGCGACACCGACGAAGCCGCCCGAGGACGAAGAATGGCTGAGCCGGTTCGAGTTGACCGAGCGCAGCGGCAAGACGATCAAGAGCGAAGACCTGGCCGGCCATCCGTACGTCGTCAGTTTCTTCTTCAGCACGTGCCCCAGCATTTGTGTCCAACAGAATCAGATCATCAAAGAACTGCAGGACGAATTCGAAGGCCAGGGCGTTCGCTTTGTCGCGATCTCGGTCGACCCCGAAAACGACACCCCGGAGAAACTGCGGGAATACGCGGCCCGGTTCGGTGCCGACGAAGAACAATGGCTGTTCATGACCGGCGACCTGACATACATCCGCCGCATCGGTGCCGAGATATTTCGGCAACCGGTCAACAAACAATTCCACACCGAACGGTTCGTCTTGGTTGACCCGAAGGGCGAGATCGAGGGCTTTTACAATTGGCCCGAGAAACGCCAATTGGCGGCCATGAAAGAACAGATCCGCGAAATGATGAAAGACCAAGACTCGTGATGAATTGGCAATTTTTGGCGGACAACCTTCCTCACGTCACCGCGGCACTAAACGCCACCGCCGCGGTGCTGCTGGCGTTCGGGTTGGTGAACATCAAGCGGGGCAAGGCTCGAGTCCACAAGAAATACATGCTGGCGGCCCTGGGGGTCAGCGCGTTGTTCCTGGTGCTTTACCTGTTCCACAAAGTGGCGTTGTTCCAAGCGACGGGCGAGCCGAACAAGCGGTTCCCGACCGATCCGGCGATTGCCTCGGATGCGGCCCGGTACACCTATTACGGCATTTTGGGGACTCACCTAATTTTGGCGATCACGGTCCCTTTCTTGGCGGTGCGGGCCGTATATCTTGCCAAAACGGGCCGAATCGTGGCCCACAAGAAGCTGGTCCGCTATGCGTTTCCGATCTGGATGTACGTTTCGGTGACCGGCGTGATGGTTTACGCGATGCTGTATCAACTGTACGCGGTCTAGCCATTTACAGATCGGACCTTGTTTGCGTAGACTACCGGGCTTCGATTTCCCCGCATTTGCCCGTATTTCTCGCTTCCGAGCCGATTTTTCGTGTTTGAGTCCCTCTCCGACGGTCTGCAGTCCGCCTTCAAGAGCTTGTCCGGCAAAGGCAAGTTGACCGAAGGCAATATGCAAGACGGGCTGGAGATCGTGAAACGGTCAATGCTGGAGGCTGACGTCAGCTACAGCGTCGTCGAGGATTTTATGGCTCAGGTGTCCGAGCGGGCGCTGGGCAAACGGGTATTGTTGAGTCTTCGGCCGCACGAAGAACTGGTCAACATCGTCCACAGTGAACTGATCTCGATCTTGGGTCCAGTCGACCCGTCGCTGCACCTGAAGAAAGACGGTCCGACAATCATCATGCTGTGCGGCCTGCAAGGCAGCGGTAAGACGACGACGTGCGGCAAACTTTCCCAGTTACTCAAAGAAGAAAACATCACGCCGCTATTGGTCGCCGCCGACTTGCAGCGTCCGGCCGCGATCGACCAACTTCACGTCATCGGCGACCAGTTAAGTGTTCCCGTCTTTAGCGACAAAGGCAATCAAGATCCGGTCGCGGTTTGTAAAGCCGGTGTCGACAAGGCCATCAAGGACGGCAACCGTGTCGTGATCCTGGACACGGCCGGCCGATTGGCGATCGACGAAACGTTGATGGCGGAACTCAAACGCATCGACAAGAAGGTCTCGCCCGACCAAGTTTATTTGGTCGTCGACGGCATGACCGGCCAAGACGCGGTCAACAGCGCGGGTGCCTTCAACGAAGCGCTCGAGCTCGACGGCGTCATCATGACAAAGTTGGACGGCGACGCACGCGGCGGTGCGTTGCTGTCGGTCAAGCAAGTCACCGGTGTGCCGATCAAGTTCATCGGCACCGGCGAGCACTTTGATGCTCTTGAACCGTTCCGCCCCGAAGGAATGGCGAGCCGAATCTTGCAGATGGGCGATATCGTCGCTGCGGCTCGCGAGGCGCACCGAATCGTCGACGAAAAAGAACGCGAAGAACTCGAGGCCAAGATGGCGTCGGGCGACTTCACGTTGGACGACTTCAAAAACATGATGCAAAAGGTTTCGAAGCCTGGCATCATGGGACGCATGATGGGCTTGATGCCGGGCATGGGGCAATTCAAGGACGTGCTGGAAAGCGACGAAGCGTCCAAAGGCATCAACCAGACCATCGGCGCGATCAACGCGATGACGATGGAAGAACGTCGCAACCCCAAGATCATCGATGCCCACCGTCGCAACCGGATCGCCAAAGGCGCCGGAGTGCAGACGCCGATCGTCTCGCAATTGATCAAACAGTTCGAAGTCATGAAGCCGTTGATGCAGGGCATGGCGGGCGGCGGAATGGGCGACCGAATGAAGATGATGCAGCAACTGCAGGCCGGCGGCATGGGTGATCCCATGGGCGGCGGACTGCAGCTTGCTAAGAAAAGCACCGGTAAAAGGCTGAGCGCCAACGAACGGGCTCAGCAGAAAAAAGAGCGTGAAAAGCTAAAACGCCGAATGAAACGCAAGAAGTAAGTAGAAAGTGCCAGTCGTTCTGGCACCGACCCGGATTACCGAAAACGTTTTGGTTTCCAGGAAGTCTGACTAGTCGTCGAAACTCGTTTCCCTTTAGGAACAAAAAACTTATGGCAGTTCGAATTCGAATGAAGAAAATGGGGCGTGCTCACCGCCCTTTCTATCGCGTTGTTGCGATGGACAAACGTAGCCCTCGTGACGGTCGCGTCATCGAAGAACTGGGAACCTACGACCCGATGTGTCCCGAAACGGATGCTCGCGTCAACCTTAAAGGTGAACGAATCGATTACTGGTTGGGTGTTGGCGCACAACCGAGCGACAAGGTCGGCGTGCTGATCAAGAAGTACGGCACTGAAGGCACTCACTTGGAAGCTCAAAAGGCAGCCATGGAACGCCTCGGCAAACGCAAACAATACACTCCGGCACCGCCCGAACCGGCCAAGCCGAAGAAGGAAGAACCGAAGGCCGAAGCTGCGCCGGAAGCACCAGCCGAAGAAGCTGCTGCCGAAGCCGCACCTGCGGAAGAAACTGCGTCCGAATAGTCGATTGATGAACGTTTGAAAGAGAACCATGCGATTCGATATCGTCACGCTCTTTCCGGCGTTGTTCGAGGGTTACCTTGGCGAAGGACTTCTTAGCAAAGCGATTAAGAACGAACTCGTCGATATTCATCGGCACGACTTGCGAGAATTTGCACCCCAGTCTGTTCACCGTCCGGTTGATGACAAACCGTTCGGCGGCGGCCCTGGGATGCTGATCCAAGTCGAACCGACGGTGAAGTGTGTCGAAGCAGTCGAAGCGATGTCAGCGGTGAGAGCAAGAAGAATCTTGTTGACACCCGGTGGCAAAACGTTCGACCAACGCATGGCTGAAGAATTCGCATCCGACCAGCGGTTGATCCTGCTGTGCGGGCGCTACGAAGGATTCGACCAACGCGTGACAGACATTTGGCAACCCGAGGAAATCAGCATCGGCGACTTCGTCCTTAACGGCGGCGAAGTGGCAGCGATGGTGATTATCGAAGCAGTGATTCGGTTGATCCCTGGCGTGCTGGGCGATCAACAAAGCAACATTGATGACTCGTTCAGCCAGGGAAACCGGTTGCTCGAGTTTCCACAATACACGCGACCGAGAGAGTTCCGAGGCCACACCGTGCCCGACGTCCTGACGGGCGGCGATCACGGAGCCATCGCCAAATGGCGAGCGGAACAGAGTCGATTGCGAACCCAGTCCCGGCGTAGCGATTTGCTAGCCGAGAACGAAATCGAAAACAAACACCCCAACGAGTGAGCTATAAAAATGTCCAAAGCGATTATGGACCTGGTCGAAAAGACCGCCTTGAAAGATGAAATGCCCAAGTTCGAAATCGGCGATACCGTCGATGTTCACTTGAAGATTCTTGAAGGCAACAAGGAACGCATCCAAGTGTTCTCGGGCGTCGTCATTGCACGAAGCGGCAGCGGTTCGCGAGAAATGTTCGCGGTCCGTCGCATCGTCGCGGGCGAAGGTGTGGAACGCAAGTTCCCCGTCCACAGCCCACGAATCGAAAAGATCGAAGTCACGCGCAGCGGCGTCGTCCGACGTGCAAAGCTGTACTTCTTGCGTGGTCGCGTCGGCAAGGCAGTCCGCCTGAAAGAGCGTCGCCGCACGTAAAAGCGTGCTGGATCAGCACCCTACGTGGACCCGCGACTCCGTTGCCGGGACAACTGCAAAGCAGTTCACGAAAAAAACGTACACCCTGCGACTCCGTCGCAGGGCCATACAGGGTTGGCGGTTTCATAGTCACGTGCTCAAGGGGCCTGCTCCGGTGCATCCACTTGTCAAACGCGTTCACGACCAATACATCGACATTCGGTTCGGTGCGATTGACCAGAACGCCTCGGTGGGAAAGCGGGGCGAGCAAGCTGCCGCTCGATTGCTTCGCCAAAAAGGCCTGGTCGTCGTTGCTGAAAGCGAATCCGACAAAGGCGGCGAGATCGATTTGATCGCGATCGACCGAAAGAAAAAAACGATCATCTTTGTCGAAGTCAAAACCCACTCGACTACCAAACCAGGGCACCCAGCCGAACGCGTCGACGCAGAAAAGCAGGGCAGGGTATCTCGAGCGGCGCTGCGTTACTTGAAACGCAAGAGTCTCTTGGGTATCACCGCCCGTTTCGACGTGATCGCAGTCTGGTGGCACGGCAAAGGTAAATCACCCGATAAGATCGAACACTATGAGTCGGCGTTTGAAGTCGCCGGCGAGTATCAAATGTTTTGAACTTCCGTGGAACGAGAGTTTATTCAAATGCCAGACGGATCCGTTGGCCAACCCATCTCACGACGCTTGATGTTGCGTTTGGCCGCATCCACTTCGGTCGTCGCCGCAGTAGCGACGGGCGATGACGATGTCGGGGCCCATCGCAAGCGGATCTATATCGCCGCTGATGACCACACCGATTACATGTGGACGGCCGACGAGCAGACGTATCGTCAAGCATTTTTAGAGACGATCGATCACTATTTGGACTTGGCCGATCAAACCGATGATCGGCCACTGCATTTCCAAAGCCGTTGGAATTGCGACGGACTGCTATGGCTTCGCGAATACGAACAGCACAAGTCACCCGAACAAGTTGACCGGCTGGTTCGGCGAATCAAAAGCGGGCACATTTCGTTTCCGATGACGGTCCTGGTGTCGTGCTATGGCGCGATGCCTGCCGAAGCCGCGATTCGTAGCCTGTACTATGGCGGCCAAGTCGAGCGTCGATACCAGATTCGGTTGCCGATGGCTGTTGCGATGGAGAACCAAACGTTGCCGCTGGGTCTTGGCATGCTCTGGGCTGGCAGCGGCGTACGATATTCGTGGCGAGGAATCTGTGGCTGTGCAAGTAAGATCAAAGATTCCGCCAGTCGCCGCGACCACGACGTTTACTGGTGGGTCGGCCCCGACGGCAGCCGCGTTTTGATGAAGTGGTATTCGTTGTACAAGCCCGTCACCAACGGATCGTATTGGAACGAGGGTCCCGGCGGGTATGCCGAGGCCCGCTATCCCGAAGCCGCAATCAAATTTGTCGAAACAGACGCTGACTTCCAAAGCCGCAACCCGCACCATGTATTGGGGCTGTTCGGTCAAGGCTGGGACGACCTTGAAACCAAGGTCGAACTTGACGATCCCGTCAACAGCTTTCCCGCGGTCGCCCAGCGGATGACCGACGAAACTCGACAAGTCATCGTCAGCAATGAACTGGACTACTTCCACGACATGGAACAAACCCACGGCAAGGGTTTACCAGCGGTTCAGTGTTCGTTTGGCAATGAATGGGAATTGTATTCGGCATCGTTGGCCGAGGTATCCGCATCGGTCAAACGGGCCACTGAGAAACTTCGCGCCGCCGAAGCGATGGCCGTTATGGTGGAACAAGAACGCCCCGGCTTCGATCGCTCGTTGGACGGGATGCGAGACCAAGCGTGGATCGCGATGGGACTTTACTGGGAACACGATTGGACGGCCGACGGGCCGGTGTCGCGTAAACAACGCGCCGCGTGGCAACGAAAGATTGCCCGACAAATCGTCGACTATGTCGATTCACTGCACGACTTGGCTGCAAAGGCGCTGGGTGAACTGATCGGCTCGGATGACCCCAGCGATCTGAAGAACAACCGACGCATCTTTGTTTTCAATCCGCTGTCCTGGGAACGAACCGACGTCGTTGATGTCGCCATCGACGGCGACGATTGGCATGTCGTCGACAAGGCCAACGAGAAAACGCTCGTCTCGCAAGTGGCTGTTCAAGAAGGCCACACGTCGTTGCGATTTCTGGCCGAGAAGATCCCCGCGTGCGGCTATCGCGTGTTCGAGTTGCGAGCCGGGAAAACGCAACCCGCTGCGGCAACGATCCGAGTTACGGACGGAAAAATGGTCTCGGCGCACGACACGATCATCGTTTCACCCGATGGAGCGATCGATTTCTGGGGCGCGACGCGATTGGGCAAAGTGATGATCAAACCGGGTGCCCGAGGAAATCACTTGGAACCGGCACTCGGAAAAATCAGCATCGAATCATCGGGACCGATCAGCACGACCGTGCGGGTCGATGTCGCCCGACCGATCGCTCGAACCACGCGAGTGACGCTGTTTGAACACCTCGATCGGATCGAAATCGACAACCGACTGCGCGAGAATTTTTCCAGCGTTGAAAGCTGGCGATACGTATTCAATCTGCGTTTCCCACGAACGGTTCATGAAGAGGTCGGCGCCGTCATCCGCGCGTCCACGCTTGCCGAAGGCGGCGACTATGCCGATCGAAATGCGCGAACGGACTGGTTGACGATGAATCGCATGGTGTTGATGCGAGACACCACCGCAGCGGTCACCATCGCCAATCGCGATTGTCTGTTCTTTCACCTCGGCGATGCTAGGACCGATCCGATGGATTCGTCATCCAACACGATCTATGCACTGGCCGGTGGACAAGTCGACGGATCGAAACTGGGCATTCCCGATCAAGGTGGCGACAAAACGTTTGTCCAACGTTTTGCGCTGACCGCGTCGTCACCCAAACGAACGATCGCCGCAGCGATGCGGGGATCGATGGAGTTCGCCAATCCGTTGGTTGTCGGCCAAATCGAAAGCTTCGATGGTCCGCTTCACCCAACTGAATTATCGATACTGAACGTGTCCAGTGATTCCATCATCGCGTCAGCAATGAAGGTTGCCGATACTCGCGACGGATTTGTCGTTCGACTTTGGAATCTTGCCGACAAGCCGGCGCGTTGTACCGTATCGATGAATCGCCCGATCACATCGTGCAAGCAGGTGACGCACGTCGAAACAGACATCGGCCCCATGGAGGTCGCCGATGGCAAAGTTGCCGTTGCGATCCCGGCCCGTGGATGGCTGACGCTGCAAGTGAACGTCTAGATCGACCGTTGGCTCGCCGGATCATCCATTGCGTTTGCGGCAAAGCCCTTCGCCCGCAATAGACACGCATCGCAGCGACCGCATGCGCATCCTTCATCGCCGGGGTCGTAGCATGAAAGCGTATTCGCGTAGTCGACGCCGAGTGACAACCCGGTTCGGATGATCTCTGCCTTGCTCAGGTCAATCAGCGGCGTGTGGATGATCAGCCGCCGGTCACTCTCCACCGACGCTTTGGTGGCAAGGTTCGCCATCGCTTCAAACGCAGCAACGAATTCGGGACGGCAATCCGGGTATCCGCTGTAGTCCAGCGCGTTGACACCGATAAAGATATCGCGTGCCCCGATGGTTTCCGCGAACGCAATCGCGAGCGATAAAAAGACGGTGTTGCGAGCCGGCACGTAGGTCACCGGAATCTCAGCCCCCATCGTTTCAACGCTGTCTGTTTTCGGAACAGCGATATTGGCATCCGTCAGCGCCGAGCCACCGAATTGGGCCAAGTCGATGTCAACGATTCGGTGCGAAGCGGCGCCGATCGCATCTGCCACCCGCGTCGCACGGTCGAGTTCGTATTGGTGACGTTGCCCATACCGAAAACTGATCGCGTGCGGCGTGAAGCCTTCGTTTCGAGCGATCGCCAGACACGTCGCACTATCGAGACCGCCCGACAACAAGACGACGGCGGGTTGAGACGGTTTCATTTCTTCCACAGCTTGCGACCAATCGACGGGTTGTAGTTTGTCCATTTTTCGTCACCGCCCACGTCCGTTTGGATCGCGGCGGTGTACGCCCAAAGTTTCGCATCCAGATTGTCGATGTGGTGCAGCGTTACCGATTCCAACATGACTGGCAACTTCGGGCTTCCAAATTCGATCAGACCGTGATGGCTGACGATCATGTGTTCCAGGTGCAACCGCAACTCTGCGGGGAAGTCGTCGCCCGCGTTTTCAAACGCTGCAATTTTTTCGCCAAGCATCTGCACGCCGATCACGATGTGTCCGACCAATTGGCCGCGGTCCGTGTACGAGATCTCGCCATCGCAAGAGAGTTCTTCGATCTTCCCCAAATCGTGCAGAAACGCACCGAACAACAACAAGTCGGCATCCAATTGGGGATAGCGCGGCGCGACCAGCTTGCAGATCTCCATCATGTCAACGGTGTGACGCAGCAAACCGCCCGGGAACGCATGGTGGTTCGATACAGCGGCGGCGGCTTTCTTGAACCGTTCCGCGAACGTGGTATCGGCAAGGTAGATTTCCCCCAAGCGGCGAAGGGACTGGTTTTCAAGCCCACCGATCAAGTCGGCAAGCCGCGTCATCAATCGCTCGGATTCGTTGGCGTCAAATCGCTCGAAATCGGCGACGGTGACTTCCGATTCGTCCATTCGCTCGACTTCAGTGACGATCAACTGAAGCGTCCCATTGTGGATCTGGGTACGTCCTCGGCAAAACACGTAGTCACCACGGTCGAACGACTCGAAGATGCGTTCGTCTGCATTCCACAACATTCCGGCAATCACGCCGGTTTTGTCGGACAACTTCAACAAAATGTACTTTCCGCCTTGGCGATTGACTCGCAATTGCTTGTCCGCAGCACGGAACACTTGTTCAACCGACTGACCGTCGGACAATTCAGATACGGAGATACGGTTCACAGGAGTTCGACTCGTCGAAAGTTGGAAACAGCGGCGGATGAAAACGCGAACGGCCTGCATCGTCGTCCGGCGGCGGCAACGCCGATCCGCAAAGGATGGCGGCAAAACCATGGAATTGGCAAGGCCTGGCATAACGCACCCCGCCTAAAGGGCTGGCATGATCGCACCCGCCGCTGCCATTATTGCGTCAGACTTGGCCCCGATAGCGTTGAATAAGGGTCCGCGAGCGTCTACGTTTGCATGATTCATGAACACCGCTAAACCCAAATACGATTTTCTGGACCCGCCGACCCGGGATGACGAAATTGGCCGATTGGGGCCATATCGCATCGTCGGTCTTTTGGGCCAGGGCGGCATGGGCGAGGTCTTTCGGGCGGAAGACGGGCGACTGAAGCGGACTGTCGCCCTAAAGATGATGAACAAAAAGCTGGCTGGGACGAGCAACAGCCGCAAACGATTCGTCGAAGAAGCCCGTTCGATGGCCGCCGTCCACCACGACAACGTCGCGACGATTTTCGAAGTCGGCCTGCAACGCGGCATGCCATATCTGGCGATGGAGTTGCTCAAGGGCGAATCGCTGTTCGATCGGATCAAGTCAAAGCCCAAGGACCATCGTAAGTTTTCGTATCCCGAAGTCATTCGCATTGCCCGCGAAGTCTCGTGCGGTTTAGCGGCCGCCCATGCGTGCGCAATAATCCACCGCGACATTAAACCGGCCAACATTTGGATGGAAGAGCCCAGTGGCCGCGCTAAGATCCTGGACTTTGGGCTGGCGGTCGCTGGTTCCGATCACCTGACTGGTCGCGGCAGCGTCGTTGGCAGCCCCGGTTATTTGTCGCCCGAACAAGCACGCAACGAACCGGTCGACGATCGAACGGATCTCTATGCCCTCGGCGTCGTCCTCTACCAGTTGTGTGGCGGCCGGTTGCCGTTGCGGTCCGCTTCCATGTCGGGCCAGTTGATTGCGATCCTTTGTCACGCCCCCGCGCCACTTCGAACGGTAGCTCCCGAGATCCCAGAACCGTTCTGCGAATTGGTGGACCGACTGCTATCCAAAGAAGCTCGCGACCGACCCAAGTCTGCGCTAGCGCTGGTCGACTTAGTCGACGACATCGAGCGAAACTTTCA
Encoded proteins:
- a CDS encoding glycosyl hydrolase-related protein, coding for MPDGSVGQPISRRLMLRLAASTSVVAAVATGDDDVGAHRKRIYIAADDHTDYMWTADEQTYRQAFLETIDHYLDLADQTDDRPLHFQSRWNCDGLLWLREYEQHKSPEQVDRLVRRIKSGHISFPMTVLVSCYGAMPAEAAIRSLYYGGQVERRYQIRLPMAVAMENQTLPLGLGMLWAGSGVRYSWRGICGCASKIKDSASRRDHDVYWWVGPDGSRVLMKWYSLYKPVTNGSYWNEGPGGYAEARYPEAAIKFVETDADFQSRNPHHVLGLFGQGWDDLETKVELDDPVNSFPAVAQRMTDETRQVIVSNELDYFHDMEQTHGKGLPAVQCSFGNEWELYSASLAEVSASVKRATEKLRAAEAMAVMVEQERPGFDRSLDGMRDQAWIAMGLYWEHDWTADGPVSRKQRAAWQRKIARQIVDYVDSLHDLAAKALGELIGSDDPSDLKNNRRIFVFNPLSWERTDVVDVAIDGDDWHVVDKANEKTLVSQVAVQEGHTSLRFLAEKIPACGYRVFELRAGKTQPAAATIRVTDGKMVSAHDTIIVSPDGAIDFWGATRLGKVMIKPGARGNHLEPALGKISIESSGPISTTVRVDVARPIARTTRVTLFEHLDRIEIDNRLRENFSSVESWRYVFNLRFPRTVHEEVGAVIRASTLAEGGDYADRNARTDWLTMNRMVLMRDTTAAVTIANRDCLFFHLGDARTDPMDSSSNTIYALAGGQVDGSKLGIPDQGGDKTFVQRFALTASSPKRTIAAAMRGSMEFANPLVVGQIESFDGPLHPTELSILNVSSDSIIASAMKVADTRDGFVVRLWNLADKPARCTVSMNRPITSCKQVTHVETDIGPMEVADGKVAVAIPARGWLTLQVNV
- the queC gene encoding 7-cyano-7-deazaguanine synthase QueC, with translation MKPSQPAVVLLSGGLDSATCLAIARNEGFTPHAISFRYGQRHQYELDRATRVADAIGAASHRIVDIDLAQFGGSALTDANIAVPKTDSVETMGAEIPVTYVPARNTVFLSLAIAFAETIGARDIFIGVNALDYSGYPDCRPEFVAAFEAMANLATKASVESDRRLIIHTPLIDLSKAEIIRTGLSLGVDYANTLSCYDPGDEGCACGRCDACLLRAKGFAANAMDDPASQRSI
- a CDS encoding 3'-5' exoribonuclease YhaM family protein; protein product: MNRISVSELSDGQSVEQVFRAADKQLRVNRQGGKYILLKLSDKTGVIAGMLWNADERIFESFDRGDYVFCRGRTQIHNGTLQLIVTEVERMDESEVTVADFERFDANESERLMTRLADLIGGLENQSLRRLGEIYLADTTFAERFKKAAAAVSNHHAFPGGLLRHTVDMMEICKLVAPRYPQLDADLLLFGAFLHDLGKIEELSCDGEISYTDRGQLVGHIVIGVQMLGEKIAAFENAGDDFPAELRLHLEHMIVSHHGLIEFGSPKLPVMLESVTLHHIDNLDAKLWAYTAAIQTDVGGDEKWTNYNPSIGRKLWKK